The Phragmites australis chromosome 1, lpPhrAust1.1, whole genome shotgun sequence genomic interval GCACCTATGTATATTACTAGAAACTATCCTAGTGAGCGGGAGCGGGAACACCTAGAACCAACCAAACTATCACATCACGCGATGCAGGGAGTACTCCTCGATGTAGATGTCACACACGAGGACGCACCGCGTCTACCAGTACTCTCGGTCCCTTGTGCACATCAAAGAAAGTCCAAGCGTGGTGCATGGAAGTATCTCATCCTTCGTGTacagccatcacctgacatcgTGCACCGTTAGCTTGTCGAACTGGTGAAAGAAGTCCAGTTACGCGCGGTGGGTCTGCACACTGGACCAATTTGGTTGTGCAACAAAACAAAGTTAGAGAAATATAATAATGGAAGGATTTAACAAATATGTGCAAAGTTCTTAGCTTTTACCCGACGTCGGCACCACGAAGAGCCCATGGTTGGGCTGTTGACATAGTTAGCAGGAAACTCGTATGCGATGTGGTCGACCACAGGTCTGTCGATGGTGAACCGCTCATACGACCACAACTGTAGTAGTAGCGGACACCTGGTGAGGACCGCATTTGTGTCAGTCTTCGTGTAACCCGATACATCACAGCCATCACAACTGAAGCCCAGCTGTATTGTAGGACCTCCCCCAGTCTGGTGTTAGCAACCTCTTTGGTGTAGGAGATCATGCTCCACGAGATTGTGTTGTGGTGGGTCTTAGTGAACATGATGCACCCGAACAACCATAGCAGGTACGCCTCCAAGTGACGGGAGACATCTTCCTCGCCTACTAGTGGGTGGATGTGGTCTGCCTATCAATGAAGAAACAATTACAAATAAGTTCATCGGTTAGTAACATAAATGACATGACAAAATAGTACAAGAGGGACAtaccacaaactgaacaagaaAGGCCTTCGTCGGGCCATGCTACTCCAACCCCAGAAAAGGCCTGAAGGGGATTAGGCCGTCCCTCTGGTGAACGACGGAGAAGCAGCCAAGCAACTCATCACACCATACCATACCCACATCCCTCACACCAATAGTGTCACCCGCGCAAAGCAGGCCCATCAGCAGGGACATGTCCTCAAGCGTGGGCACCATCTTACCACACAGAAGGTGGAAGGTGTGCATCTTAGGACGCCACCTGTCCACAAGGGCCGCGAACAAGGCCCGTTCATAGCTGAAGCGTGTAGCCGATTCGGCACCACCCACCAACGTGTCCACCTCCACTGTTTGACATAGCGGAAGAAGCCCAACAGCACGCAACCTGCAAATAAAATACAGTTAGCGAACCATTAGGACAACAAGCCATAGACAATATAACATTGAAATGATACAACCCTTGGGATCTAGCGAGCGTCAACCCTCATGAGCTCTTCTGGTACAAGGGGTCGTAGTACcgggagctcctcaccctgcaTGATGGTGAGGTACAAATGGTTCCTCGCGTCGAGCTAAGTGTCAAGCAGCTCAAGGTGCGTCATACATGCATGTTCAAAAGTTATTTACACTATGATAAGCACAACAAATACAAAGTAACAAGTAAGAGTGCAACATATGACATGAGAGATTAAGTTGTCCAATGCGTACACAAATATGTTACCATAGTCCCATACATACATTGCACACGACACAACGTACATGGAGAAAATAAGAATCACAACTTAACATAGTACAACCTCAAACATAATAATAATATCACTACAATAATGTTGTGAatatgaatatccatcacactgCGAATTACAATATTAATCGAACTCAATGAGTCAATGCAGCTGACGATCGACGGGCATGATGACGTCTCCCATCTGCAGCTGAGCTGGAAGGACATGCTTCAGCGAGGGTTGGCACATGACACACCAatggtgcatttcttgtaaatGTGCCATGTTTGGTTGCACTTGCTGCACATTTCCTGCAATGGCCAACTTCTGCTTCATCTATATCATTACGGATCCTCGTCGTCCTGCATCGTCCCTTCTTCTGTTTCATCTTCTAGGGACCAAGGATGAACACACAATCTAACCCAAGATCCTtcatgaaagaaccataaatcctgaaactgtagacctcatggttccaaGTGTTTAatagagcttccttcttgaagtactcTGTGACATACCTTCAAGTAATCATGCTCGTCATAGCACACGTGGCAATCACATGTGAGCATAGCTTGTGTAGTAGCAATGGCTTGTAGTGCTGCAAATGCACCTATCATTGAAGTGAGTGTTGTGGGGAAAATGCCTGATGCTCTCTTTACTGTTAAATTAAGTGTCTTGATTTTGATGCGCTGTTATTGTTCCTGCAGAGGGAATGGTGCAAGTGTGCTTCAGATTGTTCCATACGCAGCATTGCATTTGTTAGGAGGAAATACCCAGCCTGCAGACATTACTAAAGGGTCGCCATCAAGAGCTCCTTGACCGGAAGTCCGGCTCCTGAAGACTGTAAACCCCTTTGGCCACTGTCTCTCGAGACAGAGGAAGTTCTGGTCTCTAGAAGGAATTGCTAGGGGCCACCTTTAAGGACCCTCGGCGCCCTTGGTCCTGTTAGCTTATGCCTATGAATCTCGGGTCATCGAAGATCTCTTGGGTCTCTGAGCTCCAGAGCTCTCCAGAGCCCTAACCTCCTAGAGTCCCAGTCCTCCGGAGCCTAGGCAAGCACTCCGAAGCCCGAGGAGTGGGACATCAAGCCTCGGAGAAAAATCAGCCAGAAGGAGCCCATAAGCCGTCCTCCGTCTGCAAAGAAGTGGCCGGTATTTAATGCTGATCAAGTGGTGACCATTCTGACATCCCAATGCAAATGGAGGTCATTCTAACATTCGGGACAGTGCGACGTAGTGCCGCAATTGACGATCGACTGAGTATCACACCTTCTAGGTTACCTACACCATTGTATTtgctatagtagataatatctgtTAGGGGTAAATGTATTCTACCTGAACCCAGGCTATGCAATTCGACTAGCCCTAAATCCATGTAGCATGGTGGTAACTCGCATCGCTATCTTTGCAAGggtatatttgtatatttacatctcgaatgacactataaatatagatccATGGTCATCAGGGTCAATCTTTTGGTGATAAAAATACAttggtattccttcctctccacttcttctctaaaCTTGAGTCTTCTCTTTAGAGGAGGTTCTCGCCGAACTTAttcgtggaagatattttcttgcaccaaCAGCATTACATGACATACGAGCAGTATAGGTGTTGGATATTGAATAATTTTGCTCCATCAGTAGGTATGGGGGCTGTGGTTGATCTTTTAGCTGGCTCTGCTGCTGGTGGGACTGCAGTTTTGTGTACTTACCCACTAGACTTGGCTCGGACCAAACTGGCATACCAGGTATTGTTTTAGCATGTACATTCTGATACTTTTTCATATTGTTTCATTGATTATAGTGAAGGGTATCCATCAAGGGATGCTGGAACAATTCTCTGAGCCATTGTTGTTGATCATTAGTACTTCACATCATGTTTGCTATTGATCCATTGTTGTTAACAATGATTGGCTCAAGGCTGTTTATACTAATTTTCTTCATGATTTCCCCAAGGTTTCAAATGTGGGACAACCTGGCAATGTTTTGGGAAATTCTGGGCGACAACAAGCTTATATAGTGGTATAAAGGATGTTTTCAAAACTGTTTACGAGGAATGAGGTGCACGATCTTTATACCGCGGAGTAGGTACGTCATATCCTATCATTTCCTTTACTATGTGTTCAAGTTGTATCATTTATGGTTTGTCAGTTTGAGTCTGGCAAATTATGACATATATGATCTCTACCACACTTTCACTTGAGCTAATGTTGCACGCTTGCACAACTTTATTTATGTTGTAACAAGATGCTTTTCAACAAGGTAGGTTGATGCATAATAGTAATAGGCATCGTCAATTCTATTTCTCCATGCCATCGAGAACTAGACATCACTGTTTAGTTACTTTATAAATGTCAAACACTGGCTTCATGGGTGATCTGAAACAAAACTACCCGGGCTTAACAGGTGAGTAGTTTAGGATGACCTACCACGTGAATATCCTGAAATTGTCTAGTTGAGATTACATTACTTGAGCTGCgtatattatttatttagaaCATAGTATTACAATACATGAGAGGAGGATTTAAAATTCTTTTAATCAATTGCAGGTCCAACTCTGATTGGTATCCTTCCATATGCTGGCTTAAAATTCTACATATATGATCTGAAATCTCGAATTCCAGAATATTACAAGAAATCTGTTATATTGAAGCTCTCTTGCGGAGCTTTAGCTGGTCTATTTGGACAAACCCTCACTTATCCATTGGATGTTGTCCGGAGACAAATGCAGGTACGATTACTATATTCCACTGATAGATAATCTGCAAACTGTAGTTTTTGACCTCAATGTTTGTTTGGTCACTAATTGCATGCTCCTGACTCTCTTTCTTCAGGTTCAGAGCAAGCAGGCTCAAAATTCAAGTGATGCCTTCCATATAAGAGGAACTTTCCAGGGCCTCTTGCTCATCATTCGGTGCCAAGGGTGGAGGCAACTCTTTGCTGGTTTGAGCCTTAACTATATCAAGGTATAGCCAGTCCAATATTTTAAATAACAGccaaaatatttagaaaatgaGAACCAGTGAATGCAGATTTGCAAGGTGAAAATGACTTTGGTCTGTATATGTAAGCACCACATTCAGTTGCTCCTTGTTTTCTTTCCGTTATTTCCAGTATTGACGAATTGCAAAATCAGGGATACTTATTTGTAACTGTACCACAAACATCAAATTTGTCTCAAACAAATATTAATTTTTCAGGTTGTCCCTTCAGTAGCTATCGGTTTCACAACATATGACATGATGAAGACCTTGTTAAGAGTACCTCCCCGAGAAAGAGCCCATCCATCAGGTGGGTAACAAATGAAGCAGTGTCTGCCTTCTTAGCGTTAGGACTAATGAACTCAAGAAACTTAGTCTGTGGTATTGTAGTTCTGGTTGATCGTTATGAATCCTATCTCTATGCTGCATAAGATGGAGATGGTTGTATGTGGGTCAGTTGGATTTGTGTGTGCAACACTTGGTTGAGTCTCTGGGTTGGCTTCAACTGTATATTGATTGTAATGCTTGTAATTTGTGAGCTTTAGTATGATGACTGTACCAGAGATTATCCTACATTAACTTTACATAGATTAGTACCCTGATTGGAGATTTTATTATGAACCTTTCCTCCCTGTACAGCAATTGTGCCTGAATGATGTTTTAGGGAGCAGAGGTCAGCAAAGATGAAAGACTATAACCCTCGGTGTCTTTTATCAATAGAATCTTTAATGTTTCATTTGATCTAATTATTCTCTTTGGTATGTCAGAATCACCTGAAGACTTTCCTGTCACTCATTTGGTAatatgtttggttttgtttttcTGTTCAAACTACTCATCTCTCCCATTCTGTGGTTGAAATCAACTCGCCTTTAGCATGATACTTGAGTTATAGCCTTACAGGTTGCTGGTTATTCAGCTTGGTTACACATATGACTAACCTCAGCAAGTGGAAAGTGCTACTTGAGCAGGTCGACCAACTTTTTTCTCCACAATTAGTAAAGATGTTTCTTCTTACATGTTTATACAAGCCTCCACATTATAATCTTGACAAAAATTACTACAGTTCTTGAGGCAAAGAAAGATCTTAAAAATAAATCAATTGTTTACAAAGATAAAATCAAGTCCAGAAAGGTGGCAAGAATTACACCAAGTAGAGCATAACCATACATCCATCCCCAAATAAGGTAGTAAAACCAATAGAACATTTGTCTGAAGAGAAAATGTAAGTGCAAACTGTACACCACCACGTCCCCATGCACTCCATGTAGTTTCCAAGATCACAAAACGAGAAATCCACACCTGACTTGCCGCACTTAatctttcttcttgttttcagGGGAGCAGAACCTCTCAAACAGCATGGCAAAGAACCCGAAGAAGTCTAGTCGCGTCTTGGGGTCATCTTTCTCCACCTCTCGTTTTGTTTCTTGAGGCTTCTCTCCTTCAGCTGAGGTTTCAGCAGTCTCAGCTGGAGTTTCAGTTTCAGTCTCAGCAGTGGCGGCTGTCTGCTGATGCTGCACCGCTGCGACGACAGCCTGAATTTCTTCTACAGCTTGCTCCGCCACATTAAGGTCTTGGGTCTCGCCGACATTATGTGCTGCCTCGCCGTCCTTCGTTGTCTCTTCAGCCTCAGGTTCTTTATCTTTGGATCCTGTTCAAGGTAAGGATGGTGGCAAATGCATAGAGATCAGATTTTGATGCGAACAAACTCACCAATGCAACCAGGTAATTAATTGTCAGAAACATGTTTCTCCTAGTCCTGTAAACAGGCCAGATCAAAAATATGTTACCATGTTTCCGTAGATGGAGAGCATCAGCAAGGCTCGAAACCTCTTCCTTGACCTTTTCCACCACTTCTGGGTTACTCGTCACCTTTTCAAGCACTGCGCTCAAAGCTTCCATGTTCTTATTTCCCTGTTCTTCGCTTCCTTGCTCTACGAAATCGACACGAGTGCTTTCTCAGAGAAAATAATATAGTATAAAtagggaaagaaaagaagaaaaggccatTCTTAGCATTTCCATCCAGGCATCACAGAGCACTTGACTTGTCAATCGCATGTTTCAAGAAGTAACAGATTTGGTAAATTTGGACTGACATCAATTTTGGGCTATGTACACTTGTGGAACATAAGAAATAGATCACTAGATAAACAAGAGCTAAAGTTGTGAGTTGCTGGAGCAGAATTCAAGGGTCAGTGCTAACGACGACTGTGGGAACAACATATTAGAGTGATCAAGATccattacctacttatgatttCTCCAAAATTTCTAATAAAACCGTAATTACTGTATTCAGCAAAACTTTCAGTAGGCAACACGCAATAGGGGAAAGAATTATCCACCTACTGATCAAAAGTTGGAATTAAAGGATCAAACTCGTCTAAACTCTAAACAATTGGCAGGATCGTCAAATCTCCATAGAAAAATATGGACCAAGTTCGTGCACAAAAGGCAACGAAAGAAATGCACACGAAATTTCAAGAACAAAACTTGCGGTCCTATGTATCGGCTGAATCGAACTTAATTGAAAGAAGAAGAGACCCTTACCGGTTGAAACTGCAGATTTGACGGACTGTGAAGTTTACAATAAATGGGGAAAGCTAAACTGGAGATAATCGAAAGGCGCTGGCTTTAATATGTATATGAAGCCGAGGAATTCTGGGTTATTGTGTTCAGACCCTTGGTCTTATGGCTCTAAACGAGCTCCTTGATCTGGATTAATTACTTAAACCAGGCTAATGTTTTCTGTATTATATACACACACTACTGGAGCATCATACATGATGGAGTACGTGGTAGGACAGTGGAGGAGGGTGACAGCTAAATGGACACAGGCAAATAGCAGGCATTCATTGGTGTTGGTTGAGGATGATCTTGCATCATGTCTTGCATGATGCAGCTTGTGTTGTACAGAGTGTCACTGCTCAAACTGGGTCAATCAAATACGACTTTATTTTGAAACTTTCATATGTTTGTTATACTTGGTCCTAGACGAATGTATGGGGTAGGCATAACAGTTGGACTCTTGTTATTTAAGATTTTGTTTGTGGTTTCTTGGCTGGACAAATGGAGATAAATTAAGGGATTTGGTGACCCACTAAGAGGGCAAGGGAACATGGTGCTTGAGCTGTAACTGTctcaccaaaaaaaaatcagatagtTGCTGTATTCAACTCACAATGATCTCCGATAGAACAATCTAATGGAAGGTTTATGAATATGAGATGTGGTGGTTGTGAGTTGTGTTTTGGTTTGAAAATAGTTTCTTTCCCTTGTTTTCAGAATAGGAATGGTCATGGAGAAAAAAAACAATCTGGAAAATGGTACAGGTACACCTTCAATCACACATGGCCAACATCCTAGTCAATCATTGTGTGCATAAAGTTGCTTTTACTTGGAAGTAAAGCTAAGCAAACCCATAGGCCACAAGACCTAATATGAGGAAGGTAGGCAGCTAAAAAAAATGCAGTTCTTGCAAGATGTGACATGTTCACTAAAAACGAGGCAAATTTTGTTTCGTTATCAATTTCCATGTTTTCTTTACCCTGATAGTTTCATTGTTTAGCGCACCATTAAAATATCTCTTGACATCATCAGAGAAAATTTGGTCTGTGTTCAACATTTTGTGATATTTCTATTGCAAATGTGCAAGTGGTGCTTTTCGTTATCATGATCTGAATGGATCTACTCTAACATCATGACTGAAACCAAATCAACCGTTCTGCATGCACCACATGTTACATCACTGTTTTCTTAATTACGTGGCTCGTGAGTATTTCCTTCAAAAGGGTCATATCCGAAAAGGATAGCTCAGCTAATTAGGGAAGTTTCAGTTGATCCATAGTCCAGATGCATCCATTCCAGTAGTATTTATCTCATCCTAATTATGTCTAGACAAATGTGGGCCTTATTTTCCCATTATACTGGATACAGTGTATAGCTATAGTTTACTGCAGAATTGTTATGACGTATGGCTGCTCATACCGAAGCAAATCAACTCTTTCGTATGTAGTGTATACTATGTTGTTATCATCTTAGGATCATAAGAGAGATAAACATCTACTAGAGGATACCTAGGCGGTGGAGTCAGATAGGGAAGGAATTAGACTATAGACAACaaagacttagattaattcttctcttACTTTATTACAATGATGGGTGGCTATCCTATTATAtatagagaaagaaaattacaatcataaatCAATTCTAACTTCTAACTTATTTTCTTCCAAACTCATCTCTAAGCAGTCCTAATATAATTTGACTCCTAACTTATTTTATACCAAACTTATTTCTAAATAAACCCATTAGAATCCTAATATACCAATAGATATACTAACTAATCTATTCTAACCTCCTGATCTCGTGCTACAATGCCATGGTTATTATTCACGTGTGTGAATAGTAATTCCTGCACGTAACAGAAGTGATGGAACGATCTAAATGGCCCTAATGGGTTGTAGATGACACATGTGCTGCAAATTTCTTTATAGCGTCTAAGGATTGGTTTCAGTGTTATAGTATATTGAGATATCTCTAAATATGGTAGTTTAGTATTGATTGTAATCCTAGGATATATGCCTTATCTCTGCATAGTCTAGCTCACGACGCTCCAGGGGATACCCTCACGTGTCGCTACCTCACAACTTCGTCCGCACGGTGCTCCACGCCGGTTCGTCGTTCGCCACCATAATCAGGATGCCTCTGTTACGACCGCCTCGCACGTCCTTAGTCTAATCAACCAATCGCGCGCGGTTCCTCCCGGCTCGCGTGATGTTCGTCCACGAGTACGTGTCTCTCATCTTCGAGTACCGACGCTGATGCTGCATCACCCCCTTGGGCTGCCATGTCACCTCCTGTGGTCATCACCACCCATGGCCACCGTGCCTTTCCAGGCTTGGTCCAGCCAATTGTGGAAATACAGCTAGACCACAATCCCTTTCCTATCAATGTGGTTGATTTTGAGAACAAGAAAGCACTTGTTCATCCATCTCAAGCAAAATCTACAAAAGGCAAGAATGTGGTGGTAGATGAGAGGGGCACAAGAACGTCGAATTCTGGGCTATGAACAGTGTTACgccaaagatgatcaaaccaAAAAGCACCGAATTTGATCATTGGAAAGTTAATTAAGGTAGAAGTAAGATTGTTAAAAAGGTTGAAAGGTCAAAGCCCATATTTAAGGAGCTTCTGGCTAAGTACGAGGATGGCAAGACCGGCCAAAAGGGTGCTAGTCGGCCCAATGATTTTAAGTGACCAAGATCAACTCCAAATAAGAGTTTAATGGTTTGAATCATCGACAAGAGAATTTTTATGTAGCAGCACCATATCCTCTCTTTAAGCCGCCAATGCCCATGTCGTAAGGAGTCCTCCAACCATTCTTCCTCGTTGTCCTCCATGGGATGGTGTGGTCTATTGATGTCGCCACCCCTGATGTCTTTTGGACAATTTCATCCAGGTTGGATAGCTCTGAGAAAGCCAATGATTGATATATTGTCACGTCCTAAGTCAGACCAATTTGAGCTAAGAAATCGGTCTAGTGATGGGAAAGAGAATAAAAAGTGGTGAAAAAAGCTTATCGTATAAAAAAGAAGGGTcaattcaaatgaaaatctgaattcaaaagaaaagaagctaACTATTGACAAAAGAAGACGAGCAAAAAGAGTCAAATAGTGTTGGTTCAGCTATAGCAAGTGAAAGGATGTTGCAAGCTCATGTTACCATTAAGGAGTCGGCGCTAACCAGTCCACAACACCaaaagaagtagaagcatcagTTATGACCGAACCTAGCAGTGGTTCAAGCGTAGAAAGAGTCAAAGGAAAGATGTCCTTACTACCCGGGTCAAAGCCACAGCCTTGGTGGTGTCTTCTTGGTCTTTCACATTCATAAAAGAGAAGTTAACAACAACTGCATATGCAAGAACTTATAGATGGTAAAGCTGAGAAGGTCAGAAATGAAATATTTAATGAGATGAAGCATATGGTGCCTGCGTCCTTGGCTTAGTCATCAGCGCATATGGTCTTCGTCACATTGATCGGGTTCTTCATCGACCTCTTTGAGCATCGCCGCCGTGTCCCCTCCAGATTGTCCAACCCTTGCACCCTTTTGCCTTCATCTAGCACAACCTCATCGCTAGCGTCGTCATCTCTTCCCCAACTACATTCGTCTACTCCGGCAAACCGCGGGTTGCATCAGCAACTTCTACCCCACGTAGCACTATGCGTCGCAACCATCTCGAAGGCTTTCTCTGCTGGTCCCTTAGACACTAGCACATGATTGGCCCCCTCTCTAGCACGTTCAGTATTGGCAACACCGGTACGTGCCTTTCATCCCGGGCCTGGCAAACACAGCGTATGCCTCGTCAATGGCGGCCTCGATAGCGTCTTCGGCATCGACCTTCTACCTCAATGATTGCCTCGACTGCATCACCATCTTCTTCCTTGGGGCCTCCTTGCGCCCGCGGCTTCATATGCGTCTACTTCATCACTGGCAAACCCAATTGCAGCTACGTCGACCATGGCTATCTCACACACGGCATCCTCAACCACCTCTCCTCACCTCGCTCTCGGCTACCTTGACATTGGCACAAAGGGCTACTATCTGCATAAGCAACCTGTCATTTCTCCAGTCATAGCATTCCCAACGCTCTTCCTGTTTGCAACACTGCCGCTACAACTGCGGGGGATATTAGAGTATATTGTGATATCTCCAAATATGGTAGTTTAGGATAGATTGCAATCTCAGGATACCTATCTTATCTCTAGGAGAGGCTTCTTGCCCTCCAAGCATTATACTCTGTATAATCCGCCCTTGAGGCTCAAGCAAGACATCGACTACATTAAGCCACCTTCGTACTCTTTCATTCAGCTTCGTAACTTTTGGAAAGTGAGAAAAGCATCTAACGTGAAAGTTGAACTGCACTAGCAAATGTACACAAGTGCAATTTTCTCTGAAGTAAAAAGCATCAACGAGGACCACATCAACTGGATGCAAAAAGATTCATGAATCTTGCAAAGTTGCAACCCTTCTTCCTTTGAAGTCACTCTGAATGAGTGCAACTTACCAAGCTCCTTTGAACGGGTGGCCTCTGAGTGGCTTCCAAATTCTTCTTTGACTTTGTCAAGAATGCCCGAACCCTTGTGCAAGATCGTTTCAATGCCTGATTTCACGTCCCCTTGAAGCTTCTCCGTCGCCGCTTCGGCATCTACAGATCGATTCCAAAGGTCAGGGAACAGGAAATATTAAAACACAAAGGTATACATCGTGTTCAGCTGTCCATTAGGACATGGGGCAGCTAATGTGGAAGTAATATGCCAAGGCACGATCCTTCATTTCATTTAATTAAACTCTGAAACCTTCAATGCATCAAAATTTTTCTTTTAGCTCTGAAACTTTCTGGGCATCAGGATTTTTCTATAACTATGAAATTTTCCCTGGGTATCAGaatttttctttctgt includes:
- the LOC133914527 gene encoding uncharacterized protein LOC133914527, which encodes MNFFQRKNSKKVKDTDGSQKDGSRGKNDLFDRAKGGLDALAGSLQSAKNDAEAATEKLQGDVKSGIETILHKGSGILDKVKEEFGSHSEATRSKELEQGSEEQGNKNMEALSAVLEKVTSNPEVVEKVKEEVSSLADALHLRKHGSKDKEPEAEETTKDGEAAHNVGETQDLNVAEQAVEEIQAVVAAVQHQQTAATAETETETPAETAETSAEGEKPQETKREVEKDDPKTRLDFFGFFAMLFERFCSPENKKKD